AGGACGGCGACACGGTGACCATCACCGCCTGGGCCCCCGGCCCGGACGGCACCCGCGTCGGTCTCGGCGAGGTGACCGGACGGATCGTACCGGCACCATGACCCAGCCTCCCGGCCCCGGACCGACGCTGCCCGAGGAACTGCTGCTGCTCGCGCTGGACCCGCAGCGCGGCAAGCCGTACTGCCGCAACCGTTTCCTGGAGTACGCGCTGGCCGGGGCGGCCCTCGCGGAGCTGGAGCTGCAGGGGCGGATCGCCGGACAACGCGGCGAGATCCAGGTGGTCGACCCGCTGGAGCCGCCGGACCCGCTCCTGGCCGCGCTGATGCCGAGCCTGCCCGCGCCGGGCAAGGGCGGGCGCGGTTCGGGGGCCTCGGCCAGGAGCTGGGTCCGGCGCGCCGCACGGCAGGTCGGGGGCATGTATCTGGAGTCCCTGGTGCGGCAGGGCATCCTGCTCCGGGAGACCCGCCGCCTCCTCGGTCTGGTGCCGTACCACCGCCACCCGGTGGCGGCGGAGGATGTGGCCGAGCAGGCCCGTTGGCGCTACACCGCCGCTGAGCAGGAGGGCTTCCCCGACCCCCGCAGCCGGGCGCTCGCCGCGCTCGTCGCGGCCGCCGGCCTGACCCGCCACGCCGGCGACGGCCGCGCCGACCGGGGTGCGATGCGCCGCCTGATCCGGGAAAGCTGGCCTGCCCTCGCGGTGCAGCGCAACATCCGCCGGGACCGGGCGAACCAGGCGGGGAACTAGGAGCTCCCCGTACGGCCCCCGGGTGGCAGATCTTGCCCCGGTCAGAGGCGTCACCGCAGGTCACAGCCGTTCCATCACGGCCCCCAAGTGGCGCAACACTGCGGCAACACCATCTCCCCCACGGCGTCGGTATGGTCCACCGCATGCCAGCCGAACGCATCCGTGAGCACACCGTGCCCGTCGCCGCCGCCCGCCGGCGCCGGCTGCGCGCGGACGGTGCCCGGCTCCTCGCCGACCTGCTGCGCCACCAGGTGCGCACGGGTGCGTTCCCCGGTGGCGTCCTGCCGTACGAGGACACCATCGGCACCGACTACCGCGTCTCGCGCAACACCGTCCGCCAGGCCCTCGATCTGCTGCGCGGCGAGGGGATCGTCGAACGGCAGCCGGGCGTCGGCACCGTCGTCGTCGGCGAGAAGTACCCGCACGCCGTGGACCGGCTCCAGGGACTCGCCGAGACCCTGCACGAACACGGCCGGGTCACCAACGAGGTCCGTACCGTCGGACCGGTCCCCGCACCCGCCCCCGTCGCCCGGCGGCTCGGCGTCGACGAGCACACCGACGTGCTCTACATCGAGCGCCGCCGGCTGCTGAACGGGCTGCCGCTCTCCCTCGACCTCACCTATGTCCCGATGGACCTCGGCGCCGGGCTGCTCGGCTCCGATCTGGAGAACACCGACGTGTTCCGGCTGCTGGAGTCACTGACCGGGCAGCCGCTGGGCAGCGCCGACATCACCCTGGAGGCCGTCAACGCCGACGCGCACTCCGCCGCCGTCCTGGAGACCCCGCGCGGCTCCGCCGTCCTGATGCTGGAGCGCCTCACCCATCTCGCCGACGGACGCCCCGTCGACCTGGAGTTCATCCGGTTCCGCGGCGACCGCATCAGCATGAACGGCGTGCTGCACCGGACCGGCTGACCCGGCCTTCGCCTCCCTACCGCCCGTCCGAACACCCCTTCCCTGGAGCCCCGCCATGCCTCTGGCGCCCCAGCGGGCCGACGTGCCCGTGACCATCGACGAGTCGAAGTGCATCGACGGCTGCACCCTCTGCGTCGACATGTGCCCGCTCGACTCCCTCGCCATCCACCCGGACAACGGCAAGGCCTACATGCACGTCGACGAGTGCTGGTACTGCGGCCCCTGCGCGGCCAGGTGCCCCACCGGAGCGGTGACCGTCAACATGCCCTACCTCCTGCGCTGAAAGGCCCGACTCCCATGCGAAGCAAGGCATTCGGCGCGCTGTCCGGCGCCGCGCTGCTCGTGATGCTCACCGCGGGCTGCGGCGGCGGGGCGAGCGCGGACGACAGCGGCACGGTCACGGTGACCGTCGGCTACCAGTCACGGACCATCAACACGGTCACCGCCGGCACCCTGCTGCGCTCCCTCGGCTACTTCGAGGACGAACTGCGCAGCCGCGGTGAGCGGGACGGCGTCACGTACGAGGTGAAGTGGCAGGACTACGCCACCGGCGCACCGATCACCGCGCAGATGACCGCCGGAAAGATCGACATCGGTTCCATGGGCGACTTCCCCCTGCTCATCAACGCGGCCCGCGGCAAGCAGCTCGACCGCCCCACCCGGCTCGTCTCGGTCACCGGCTACAACCTGGCCGGCGGCCTCAACACGGTGGTCACCGGACCGGATTCGAAGCTGGACTCGCTCACCGACCTGCGCGGCAAGAAGGTATCCACCAGCGTCGGATCGGCAGCGGACGGCACCCTCGTCCGCGCGCTCCAGCAGGCCGGGCTCGACCCGGAGAAGGACATCCGCAAGCTCAACCAGCAGCCCGCGGTGGGCGCTTCGGCGCTCCAGGCCGGCAGCGCCGACGCCCTCTCGCAGT
This genomic interval from Streptomyces sp. NBC_00464 contains the following:
- a CDS encoding GPP34 family phosphoprotein; its protein translation is MTQPPGPGPTLPEELLLLALDPQRGKPYCRNRFLEYALAGAALAELELQGRIAGQRGEIQVVDPLEPPDPLLAALMPSLPAPGKGGRGSGASARSWVRRAARQVGGMYLESLVRQGILLRETRRLLGLVPYHRHPVAAEDVAEQARWRYTAAEQEGFPDPRSRALAALVAAAGLTRHAGDGRADRGAMRRLIRESWPALAVQRNIRRDRANQAGN
- a CDS encoding GntR family transcriptional regulator, with protein sequence MPAERIREHTVPVAAARRRRLRADGARLLADLLRHQVRTGAFPGGVLPYEDTIGTDYRVSRNTVRQALDLLRGEGIVERQPGVGTVVVGEKYPHAVDRLQGLAETLHEHGRVTNEVRTVGPVPAPAPVARRLGVDEHTDVLYIERRRLLNGLPLSLDLTYVPMDLGAGLLGSDLENTDVFRLLESLTGQPLGSADITLEAVNADAHSAAVLETPRGSAVLMLERLTHLADGRPVDLEFIRFRGDRISMNGVLHRTG
- a CDS encoding 4Fe-4S dicluster domain-containing protein; its protein translation is MPLAPQRADVPVTIDESKCIDGCTLCVDMCPLDSLAIHPDNGKAYMHVDECWYCGPCAARCPTGAVTVNMPYLLR